In Brachypodium distachyon strain Bd21 chromosome 2, Brachypodium_distachyon_v3.0, whole genome shotgun sequence, one genomic interval encodes:
- the LOC100845780 gene encoding isoflavone reductase homolog PCBER isoform X2, translated as MSSRILVIGGTGNIGQHLVTASLDAGHPTALLVRRATVASDSGKAKLLKALVARGATLVYGDVNDHGSLVAAIKEHGEVVICAVGHGRPEELDGQLNIIQAIKEAAGYVKRFVPSEFGCDVEHAERTLEPAKGMIASKLRVRRAIRDAGIPHTIICSYWAIGLLLSRLVDFEEDGPLTAGANILGDDKSRAIFVDEKDTSMLTIRAVEDPRTLNKVMYVRPPTNMRSFGQLVELLEKKTGKTLERHFVSEHELAKKIQESPFPLNFQLAMVHSTVVHPGACEEAVDAAVKVEATLLYPDVEFITVEEYLDGLLT; from the exons ATGAGTAGCAGGATACTGGTGATCGGCGGGACGGGGAACATCGGGCAGCACCTCGTGACGGCGAGCCTCGACGCCGGCCACCCGACGGCGCTGCTCGTCCGCCGGGCCACCGTCGCCTCCGACTCCGGCAAGGCCAAGCTCTTGAAGGCTCTCGTGGCCCGCGGCGCCACCCTtgtatac GGGGACGTGAACGACCACGGGAGCTTGGTGGCGGCGATCAAAGAGCATGGGGAGGTGGTGATCTGCGCCGTCGGACACGGCAGGCCGGAGGAGCTGGACGGCCAGCTTAACATCATCCAAGCGATAAAAGAGGCAGCTGGATATGTCAAG CGTTTTGTGCCATCCGAATTCGGCTGCGACGTGGAGCATGCCGAACGGACTCTAGAGCCGGCGAAGGGCATGATAGCATCCAAGCTTCGAGTCCGGCGAGCCATCAGAGACGCTGGGATTCCCCACACAATCATCTGCAGCTACTGGGCTATTGGCTTGCTCTTGTCTAGGCTTGTTGACTTCGAGGAGGATGGCCCTTTGACGGCCGGAGCGAACATTTTAGGTGACGACAAATCACGAG CGATCTTTGTGGACGAGAAGGATACGAGCATGCTGACTATACGAGCCGTGGAGGACCCACGAACGCTCAACAAGGTCATGTACGTACGCCCTCCCACAAACATGCGCTCCTTCGGCCAGCTCGTCGAGCTCCTGGAGAAGAAAACCGGCAAGACACTCGAGAGGCACTTCGTGTCCGAACACGAGCTCGCCAAGAAAATCCAAG AGTCTCCGTTCCCGCTCAACTTTCAGCTGGCGATGGTGCACTCGACGGTGGTGCATCCCGGGGCGTGCGAGGAGGCCGTCGACGCAGCCGTGAAGGTGGAGGCCACGCTGTTGTACCCGGACGTGGAGTTCATCACGGTGGAGGAGTACCTGGATGGCCTTCTTACCTGA
- the LOC100845780 gene encoding isoflavone reductase homolog PCBER isoform X1, giving the protein MSSRILVIGGTGNIGQHLVTASLDAGHPTALLVRRATVASDSGKAKLLKALVARGATLVYGDVNDHGSLVAAIKEHGEVVICAVGHGRPEELDGQLNIIQAIKEAAGYVKFEWKTEALQRFVPSEFGCDVEHAERTLEPAKGMIASKLRVRRAIRDAGIPHTIICSYWAIGLLLSRLVDFEEDGPLTAGANILGDDKSRAIFVDEKDTSMLTIRAVEDPRTLNKVMYVRPPTNMRSFGQLVELLEKKTGKTLERHFVSEHELAKKIQESPFPLNFQLAMVHSTVVHPGACEEAVDAAVKVEATLLYPDVEFITVEEYLDGLLT; this is encoded by the exons ATGAGTAGCAGGATACTGGTGATCGGCGGGACGGGGAACATCGGGCAGCACCTCGTGACGGCGAGCCTCGACGCCGGCCACCCGACGGCGCTGCTCGTCCGCCGGGCCACCGTCGCCTCCGACTCCGGCAAGGCCAAGCTCTTGAAGGCTCTCGTGGCCCGCGGCGCCACCCTtgtatac GGGGACGTGAACGACCACGGGAGCTTGGTGGCGGCGATCAAAGAGCATGGGGAGGTGGTGATCTGCGCCGTCGGACACGGCAGGCCGGAGGAGCTGGACGGCCAGCTTAACATCATCCAAGCGATAAAAGAGGCAGCTGGATATGTCAAG TTTGAATGGAAAACTGAAGCACTGCAGCGTTTTGTGCCATCCGAATTCGGCTGCGACGTGGAGCATGCCGAACGGACTCTAGAGCCGGCGAAGGGCATGATAGCATCCAAGCTTCGAGTCCGGCGAGCCATCAGAGACGCTGGGATTCCCCACACAATCATCTGCAGCTACTGGGCTATTGGCTTGCTCTTGTCTAGGCTTGTTGACTTCGAGGAGGATGGCCCTTTGACGGCCGGAGCGAACATTTTAGGTGACGACAAATCACGAG CGATCTTTGTGGACGAGAAGGATACGAGCATGCTGACTATACGAGCCGTGGAGGACCCACGAACGCTCAACAAGGTCATGTACGTACGCCCTCCCACAAACATGCGCTCCTTCGGCCAGCTCGTCGAGCTCCTGGAGAAGAAAACCGGCAAGACACTCGAGAGGCACTTCGTGTCCGAACACGAGCTCGCCAAGAAAATCCAAG AGTCTCCGTTCCCGCTCAACTTTCAGCTGGCGATGGTGCACTCGACGGTGGTGCATCCCGGGGCGTGCGAGGAGGCCGTCGACGCAGCCGTGAAGGTGGAGGCCACGCTGTTGTACCCGGACGTGGAGTTCATCACGGTGGAGGAGTACCTGGATGGCCTTCTTACCTGA
- the LOC112270688 gene encoding isoflavone reductase homolog IRL1-like — MNDHGSLVAAIKEHGEVVISAVGHGRPEDLDGQLNIIEAIKEAAGYVKRFVPSEFGCDPEYAERTLEPAKSMLASKLRVRQAIRDAGIPYTSICSNWAIGLLLSTLVNFGENGPLSTGVNIFGEDKSRVISKVSGSIFVHEKDMSMLAIRAVDDPRTLDKVLYVRPLTNMRSFGQLVYLLEKRTGRTLERHYVRGRARRPSGWLP; from the exons ATGAACGATCACGGGAGCTTGGTCGCGGCGATCAAAGAGCATGGGGAGGTGGTGATCAGCGCCGTCGGACACGGCAGGCCGGAGGACCTGGACGGCCAGCTTAACATCATCGAAGCGATAAAGGAGGCAGCTGGATATGTCAAG CGGTTTGTGCCATCTGAATTCGGCTGTGACCCGGAGTACGCCGAACGGACTCTGGAGCCGGCGAAGAGCATGCTAGCGTCCAAGCTTCGAGTCCGGCAAGCCATCAGAGACGCTGGGATTCCCTACACTTCCATCTGCAGCAACTGGGCTATTGGCTTGCTCTTGTCGACGCTCGTCAATTTCGGGGAGAATGGCCCTTTGAGCACCGGGGTGAACATCTTCGGTGAGGACAAATCTCGAG TCATTTCTAAGGTCTCTGGGTCGATCTTTGTCCACGAGAAGGATATGAGCATGCTGGCTATAAGAGCCGTGGACGATCCAAGAACACTCGACAAGGTCCTGTACGTACGCCCTCTCACGAACATGCGCTCCTTCGGCCAACTCGTCTATCTTCTGGAGAAGAGAACTGGCAGGACACTCGAGAGGCACTACGTCCGAGGACGTGCGAGGAGGCCGTCGGGGTGGCTCCCCTGA